Proteins from a single region of bacterium:
- the fdhE gene encoding formate dehydrogenase accessory protein FdhE → MSVPAALAAPWAARRGRADALRARYPFAREPLALYRALLDVQEPAWSAARVDAPAAGDVPAYAAARVLPGIIDATAAAGPKSLAEIVCAQFARAPSEGADMIRRWLAGGEQAPAERYLARAAAGPVLEALGARAGEACRAAGFDRPRDDRHCPVCGGLPQLSYVAAPPESLAAGPRSLLCSRCARVWAYPRLTCAACGEQDTSRMTVLAEEGTDERTLSGSTVRGLRGRPEPAAPDAGPRFPHLRIDACTTCARYLVSVDLGRAPRAVPVVDELAAIPLDLYAADRGFAKVVPNLMGA, encoded by the coding sequence CGCCCGGCGCGGGCGCGCCGACGCGCTGCGCGCGCGGTACCCGTTCGCGCGGGAGCCGCTCGCGCTCTACCGGGCGCTTCTGGACGTGCAGGAGCCGGCGTGGTCCGCGGCTCGGGTCGATGCGCCCGCCGCCGGGGATGTCCCGGCGTACGCCGCCGCGCGCGTGCTTCCCGGTATCATCGACGCGACCGCGGCGGCTGGGCCGAAGTCGCTTGCCGAGATCGTCTGCGCGCAGTTCGCCCGCGCACCGTCCGAAGGCGCGGACATGATCCGGCGGTGGCTTGCCGGCGGCGAGCAGGCGCCGGCCGAGCGCTACCTCGCCCGCGCCGCCGCCGGGCCCGTTCTCGAGGCACTCGGCGCCCGGGCGGGGGAGGCGTGCCGTGCGGCCGGCTTCGATCGGCCGCGGGACGACCGCCACTGTCCGGTGTGCGGGGGCCTCCCGCAGCTCTCGTACGTCGCGGCGCCGCCGGAGTCGCTGGCTGCCGGGCCGCGATCGCTGTTATGCTCGCGCTGCGCGAGGGTGTGGGCGTACCCGCGCCTCACCTGCGCCGCATGCGGGGAGCAGGACACGTCCAGGATGACCGTGCTGGCCGAAGAGGGCACGGACGAGCGCACGCTATCCGGCAGCACGGTGCGCGGCCTCCGCGGGCGCCCCGAGCCGGCCGCGCCCGACGCGGGCCCGCGCTTTCCCCACCTGCGCATCGACGCGTGCACGACGTGCGCCAGGTATCTCGTCTCGGTCGACCTCGGCCGCGCGCCGCGCGCCGTGCCGGTGGTCGACGAACTGGCGGCGATCCCGCTTGATCTCTACGCCGCCGATCGCGGTTTCGCCAAAGTCGTACCTAACCTGATGGGGGCGTGA